The genomic region GTGGTTATGTTCCATGCTGAGAATGAAGATCTTGCACATGAACGCCGACAGGAACTCAAAGAGACGGGTCGTAATGATCTTGAAGTCTGGTCTGAGTCTGCCCCGAACATCTGCGAGGCGATGCAAATAGAGAATATTGCCAAACTAACAGAGTATACTGATTCTACCGCATATATTGTCCACATGAGCACAGGCGAAGGTGTTGATATTTGCCGACGATATCAACAACAGGGCGTGGATATTAGTACCGAAACTCTCCCGGCATTTCTCGCACACACAAAGGATGAAGAAGGACTTGGAGTCTGGGGGAAGATTTCACCACCACTTCGCGGTGAGCAGAGTAGACAGAAGCTCTGGCATGGATTACGTGACGGAGTGATTGATTATGCTGGCACCGATCATTGTCCACATAAAAAATCATTCAAAGAAAAGGACCAAGGGAAATTTGGAGATATCTGGGAAGCGATTCCAGGCGATAATAATGGGATAGAATATTTCCTGCCAGTGATGATGAGTGAGGGAGTTAATAAAAACAATATTAGTATGGAGCGACTGGTGGAGGTTTGTGCAGAGAACAACGCCCGCCGATGGGGACTATACCCTCGAAAAGGTGCTTTAGTTGAGGGAGCAGATGCCGACATGGTCATCGTTGATTTAGAGAAATCAGCTACTGTTACTGATGACTTCTATCATACAATGGAGCCTCGATATTCGAGTTTTCATGGACAAGAACTGACCGGGTTGCCAACTCATACGATCATTGACGGTGAGGTTGCTGTCAAAGAAGGCGAACTTCAGGTCACAAAGGGTGGTCGAAACTACCTTCCACGACAGCCTGATGGTGTCCCAATCGAGTAATACAGAGTATAGCAGGGTATGGTGAATATGCGGGCGAATTTGTATTTCTCATTATTGTAGATTAAAGCCCCGTTTTATTCCTGGGCTTTTTGCTCAGGTCGTAGAAATATTTTTATCCTGTCGATTTAACGAAGGGGTATGTCAGATGTGCCGGTGAACGCAATTCAAACGATGTTCACGATAGTCGAAATGCTCCAAGAATGCGGTAGCGCC from Haloquadratum walsbyi C23 harbors:
- a CDS encoding dihydroorotase; the protein is MTIADLNVVNAKVVTPTKTFVGGIAAKDGSIISVDSLPNLPEAEQTIDANGNYLIPGFIDPHVHWGLSRYEYDYHEGLKHDFETETRGAVHGGVTTVVNFLLQPEPYVPDMDFFIKAGEENSYIDFAYHAIIHKEPHFAEVEALAENGIRSFKIFYNWYKHASPELGIEHSDSGRVYRLLDTVSDIEGGVVMFHAENEDLAHERRQELKETGRNDLEVWSESAPNICEAMQIENIAKLTEYTDSTAYIVHMSTGEGVDICRRYQQQGVDISTETLPAFLAHTKDEEGLGVWGKISPPLRGEQSRQKLWHGLRDGVIDYAGTDHCPHKKSFKEKDQGKFGDIWEAIPGDNNGIEYFLPVMMSEGVNKNNISMERLVEVCAENNARRWGLYPRKGALVEGADADMVIVDLEKSATVTDDFYHTMEPRYSSFHGQELTGLPTHTIIDGEVAVKEGELQVTKGGRNYLPRQPDGVPIE